A stretch of Gadus macrocephalus chromosome 17, ASM3116895v1 DNA encodes these proteins:
- the tifa gene encoding TRAF-interacting protein with FHA domain-containing protein A, with product MDVSQTLETEEDQLTCLYISLYHPQQGAKGMFRLLPLGPGAGHHAHPADEPLRFGRDQQACIFALADPRVSRKQLSVQAFRTPRSPHLQFSVQSLSQRGRVSVDGISLVYLERLDVGSTALVKFGDYEMLIRVERGEAVASFEVLFDVREARPSRAGQAEAGPSIAPVMETGWSERPADLRSHEQGPMERQGPMESDETLLYLS from the coding sequence ATGGACGTCTCCCAGACCCTGGAGACTGAGGAGGACCAGTTAACCTGCCTCTACATCAGCCTCTACCATCCACAGCAAGGCGCCAAGGGCATGTTCCGCCTACTGCCCCTGGGCCCGGGCGCGGGGCACCACGCCCATCCCGCTGACGAGCCGCTGAGGTTCGGCCGCGACCAGCAGGCCTGTATCTTCGCCCTGGCCGACCCCCGTGTCTCCCGCAAGCAGCTGTCCGTCCAGGCCTTCCGGACCCCGCGGAGCCCCCACCTCCAGTTCAGCGTTCAGAGCCTGAGCCAGCGGGGCCGGGTGTCCGTGGACGGCATCTCCCTGGTCTACCTGGAGAGGTTGGACGTCGGGTCCACGGCCCTGGTGAAGTTCGGCGACTACGAGATGCTGATCCGGGTGGAGCGGGGCGAGGCCGTGGCCAGCTTTGAGGTGCTCTTTGACGTACGTGAGGCCCGGCCGTCGAGGGCGGGGCAGGCGGAGGCGGGGCCCAGCATCGCTCCCGTCATGGAGACGGGGTGGTCGGAAAGACCGGCAGACCTGAGGAGCCACGAACAGGGGCCAATGGAGAGACAGGGGCCCATGGAGTCGGATGAGACCCTTCTGTATCTAAGCTGA